A stretch of Besnoitia besnoiti strain Bb-Ger1 chromosome V, whole genome shotgun sequence DNA encodes these proteins:
- a CDS encoding hypothetical protein (encoded by transcript BESB_061900) — translation MADDMDGDYGGNTPILYHLSFFHDLLNYCTAVLWLFAYVALMMKVHRERNAYGLSFQSLFALVWVEVSNVLLIISLLLYHDKAVHMEFFVVDCSSALVSLGVFLYINRYFSSTYESQRDNFGKRFCRGLCGDRYGWAFLYLVAFALSCPMFLLRRSKYATPLTTLASRGSFRALLATLLSFWECYNDSVLALALVPQLFMFYNKRPRKVTNLLGTFVALLFFARVFAFLYWITFLWFHPVLPSGRGVHLVTEALNILILLDFLYHYIRAKLAGERDISLPI, via the exons ATGGCGGACGACATGGACGGCGACTACGGCGGCAACACGCCGATCCTGTATCACCTGTCGTTCTTCCACGACCTGCTCAACTACTGCACCGCTGTGCTGTGGCTGTTTGCGTACGTGGCTCTGATGATGAAGGTGCATCGCGAGCGAAACGCGTATGGTCTCTCCTTCCAGTCGCTGTTTGCCTTGGTGTGGGTCGAGGTCAGCAACGTGCTTCTAATCATCTCCCTGCTGCTGTATCACGACAAGGCCGTGCACATGGAGTTCTTTGTCGTGGACTGCTCTTCTGCGCTCGTGTCGCTCGGCGTTTTCCTCTATATCAACCGGTACTTCAGCTCGACGTACGAGAGTCAGCGCGACAACTTTGGCAAGCGCTTCTGCCGCGGCCTATGCGGCGACCGCTACGGCTGGGCCTTCCTCtacctcgtcgccttcgcgctctccTGTCCGATGTTCCTGCTCCGCCGATCCAAGTACGCGACGCCTCTCACCACCCTCGCGAGTCGAGGCAGcttccgcgcgcttctcgccacGCTGCTGTCCTTCTGGGAATGCTACAACGACagcgtcctcgccctcgcgctcgtccCCCAGCTCTTCATGTTCTACAATAAACGCCCGCGAAAAGTCACCAACCTCCTCGGAACCTTCGTCGcactcctcttcttcgcacgcgtcttcgccttcctaTACTG GATCACTTTCCTCTGGTTTCATCCTGTGCTGCCTTCGGGTCGCGGCGTTCATCTCGTGACTGAGGCGCTGAACATCCTGATTCTCCTGGACTTCCTCTATCACTACATTCGCGCGAAACTCGCGGGAGAGCGAGACATCTCGCTGCCGATCTAA